The Streptomyces kanamyceticus DNA segment GGCAGCTCGAAGAACTTCGCGATCTTCAGCGCGAGGTCGAGGCTCGGGTTGTACTGCCCCCGCTCGATGTAGCCGATGGTCTGGTAGTGGGCCCCCACCGCCTCGGCCAGGCTCTGGCGCGACACCTTCCGCTCGGCGCGCACCATCGCCAACCTGTTGTGCACTTGCTCGCTCATGTATAAGAAGTACTACATTCGCGAGTACAGCGACAACACCGACAGCGACAACACCGACGAGGAAGAGGTCACGGGAAACATGTTCGGCACCAAGCGGGAAATGACGGTGGTCGCCCTGCGCGACACGGACGCGATCGCGGACGAGCTGCGCGAGGCGCTCGCGACGGCCGACGCGGCGGAGCGCCCCGGCCTGGAGCGCGCCGCCGCGATCGTCGCGCGCGTGGCGGCCGTCCCCGACTCCGAGGTGCGCGGCCGCTGGGCCCTGAACCACCTCGCGGCCGCCGGCCACACGGGCCCCGCCGACTCGGTCCGCGCGGTCAAGGCCCTGCGCCAGGCCGAGCCGGGCCTGAGCCTCGCGACGGCGGTGCAGCTGTCGAAGGAGGCGGCGGCGCTCCAGGCGAAGGAGCCCGGCAACTGACGCACCCGTTCCCTCCCCCGCCCCCTCCCCTGCTCACTCCCCCGCTCACTCCCCCGCCAGCAGATCCCGCGCGCACGCCCGCAGCCACGCGTGCGCCGGATCCGCGTCGTGCCGCGGATGCCAGGCCATGCCCAGCGGCAGGAGCGGAAGGTCCAGCGGCATCTCGAAGGTGACCAGGCCCATGGCCTCCGCCAGCGGGGAGACCCAGGAGGCGCCGAGGCCCACCAGGTCCGTGCGCAGCAGGACGAAGAGGGACGAGGAGAACGTCGCCACACTGCCCACCACCCGTCTGCTCAGGCCGAGTTCGGCGAGGGCCGCATCCAGCGGCCCGGCCAGCCGCCCCCTGCGCGAGACGGTCAGATGGCTCGCCTCCGCGAGCCGACGCGCCGTCAGCTTCCCCTTGAGCAGCGGGTGTCCCGGCCGTACGACACCGAGCATGCGGTCGTCGCGGAAGTGCTCGACGTGCACCTCGGGCGCGGTCGTGTCGATCACCCCGAGCTCCAGATCGGCGGTGCCCTGACGCAGTACGGGCGCGTCCACATGGCTCTCGCCGAGGAAGCGGAGCCGCACCCCCGGCGCCTCGTCGGCCGCGCGTGCGAAGAGTTTCGGCCCGTACGCGGCGGCGACCGCGTCCGAGCCGAGGATCGTGAACGTACGCGAGACCGTCCGAACGTCCACGGCGCCGGGCCCCGCGAAGAGCGCGCGGGCCCGCTCCACCACCGCGCCCACCTCGGCCCGCACGGCCAGCGCGTGCGGCGTGGGCACCATGTGCCGACCCGCCCTGACCAGGACCGGATCGCCCAGGGCCTTGCGGATGCGGCCGAGGGTGCGGCTCATCGCGGGCTCCGACAGATGCAGTCGGCGGGCGGCGCCGGACACGCTCTGCTCGTCGAGCAGCACGTCGAGGGCGGCGAGCAGATTGAGATCGAGGCCGCCGGGACCCGCAGCGCTGGATTGCGTCACGCGCATTCACCCCTTGCGAAAGATGCACTGGAAAGCAAGTCGGTGCCGAGCCTACGGTGAACGGACATCCCCACCACGACGCTCCCCGGGAGGAGCCTTGCCCTCGCCTGCCCGCACACCCGCAGACACCGCGCCCCACACCCCGGCACCCACACCACCGTCACACTCCGCGCCATCCCCACCACCGGCGCCATCCCCGCCGCCTACTCCGTCCCCACCGCCCACTCCGTCCCCACCGCCCCTACGCCGCTCAACCCTGCTCACCCTGTGCGCCTGCGTCATGGCCGCCCAGGGCATGGTCGCCGCGATCAACCTCCTTGTCCCGCAGCTGAGTTCGTCCGCGCTGCACCCCTCCCCCAGCCAGCTCCTGTGGACCGTCGACGCCTACGTCATCGCCTTCGCGGGCCTGCTCATCCCGGCGGGCGCGCTCGGCGACCGCTACGGCCGCAAGGGCGCGCTCCTCGCCGGTCTCGGCCTCTTCGCGGCGGGCGCCGCCGTCAGCGCGCTCGCCGGTTCATCGGCGACGCTGATCGCGGGACGGGCGGTCTCCGGCGCGGGAGCCGCGCTGATCATGCCCGCCACCCTGTCGGTCCTGATGCGCGTCACCCCGCTCGCCCACCGCCCGCGCGCACTCGCCTCCTGGGCGCTCTCCGCCGGACTGGGCGGCCTCGCGGGCAACATCGGCGGCGGGCTCATCGGCTCCTACCTGCCCTGGCAGGCGCTGTTCTGGGTGATGGTGCCGCTGGCCGCCCTGCTCGCACTGGCGGTGGCGCTGACAACTCCCCGTACGGACAAGGCAGTCCAGACCCCCGCCCTGGACCCCCTGGGCACACTCCTGCTCACCGGCGGGCTGCTCGCGCTGCTCTTCGGCATCATCGAGAGCCCGCTGCACGGCTGGACATCGGCGCGCATCCTGACAGCCTTCGCGGCGGGCGCGTTGCTCATCGCCCTCTTCGTCAGCCACGCGCTGCGCTCCCCGGCGCCCCTCTTCGACCCCCGGATCTTCGCCTCGGCACGGCTGCGCGCGGCGACCCTGGGCACGGCGGTGAGCTTCTTCGGCCTCTTCTCGCTCTTCTACGTCAACTCGCAGTTCCTGCAGTACGAGAAGGGGTACGGCGCCGCACGCGCGGGCCTCGCGATCATCCCGCTCACGGTCGGCATGGTCGTGATCCCCAGGATCGCGGCACGCTGGTCGGAACACCCCCGCCCGGTGGCGGGCGGCGGCCTGCTCCTGATCGGCATCGGCCTGCTGGGCGCGTCGACCGCGACCGGCTCGACGCCCTACGCGGTCTACGCCTGCTGGCTGCTGGTCATCTCGGCGGGCACGGGCCTGTGCATGCCCGCGCTGACGATGAGCGTCGTCACCTCGCTCCCGCCCCACCAGGCGGGCCTCGGCTCCGGCCTCAGCACCTCGGCACGCGAGGTGGGCGCGGCACTGGGCGTGGCCGTCACGGGCACGGCCCTGGCCTCGCACAGCGGGGATGGCTTCGCGGGCGGGATGGAGGCGGCGCTGCGGATCGTGGCGCTGGTGGTGATCGCGGCGGCGGGTCTGGTCACGCTGGGCTACGGCAAGACGGCGCCCCGCGTCTGACGGGCACGCCTCGAAACCCGAAAACAGTGAACGCCCCTCGGCGGCCGCGCGGAGCGGCCGCCGAGGGGCGTTCACCAACAGAATCAGATCAGACCCGATCAGGCTTGATCAGCTCAGATCAGACCGAGACCGCGCACGGCCTCGCGCTCCTCGGCGAGCTCCTGGACGGAGGCGTCGATGCGCGTGCGTGAGAACTCGTTGATCGACAGGCCCTGGACGATCTCGTACTGGCCGTCCTTGGTGGTGACGGGGAAGGAGGAGATCAGGCCCTCCGGGACGCCGTACGAACCGTCGGACGGGATGCCCATGGAGGTCCAGTCACCGGCGGCCGTGCCGTTCACCCACGTGTGGACGTGGTCGATGGCGGCGTTGGCGGCGGAGGCGGCGGAGGACGCGCCACGGGCCTCGATGATCGCGGCGCCGCGCTTGGCGACGGTCGGGATGAAGTCGTCGGCGAGCCAGGCCTGGTCGCTCACGACGTCCGCGGCGTTCTTACCGGCGATCTCCGCGTGGAAGATGTCCGGGTACTGGGTGGCGGAGTGGTTGCCCCAGATGGTGAGCCGCTTGATGTCGGCGACCGAGGAACCGGTCTTCTTCGCGAGCTGCGAGAGCGCGCGGTTGTGGTCCAGGCGGGTCATCGCGGTGAAGCGCTCGGCCGGTACGTCCGGGGCGGCGGCCTGCGCGATGAGCGCGTTGGTGTTGGCCGGGTTGCCGACGACGAGCACCTTGATGTCGTCGGCGGCGTTGTCGTTGATGGCCTTGCCCTGCGGCTTGAAGATGCCGCCGTTGGCCTCCAGGAGGTCACCGCGCTCCATGCCCTTGGTACGGGGGCGGGCGCCGACGAGCAGCGCGACGTTGGCGCCGTCGAAGGCGACGTTCGGGTCGTCACTGATCTCGATCGAGTTCAGCAGCGGGAAGGCGCAGTCGTCGAGCTCCATGGCGGTGCCCTCGGCGGCCTTCAGCGCCGGCGTGATCTCGAGAAGGCGCAGGTTGACCGGCACGTCCGCGCCGAGCAGGTGGCCCGATGCGATGCGGAAGAGCAGCGCGTAGCCGATCTGGCCGGCCGCGCCGGTGACGGTGACATTCACGGGAGTGCGGGTCATGGCGATCTCCGTAAGACAGCTGGCGGTGGGGGTCCCTGTCCCTACGTACGTGGATCCCCTGGTTCCTGGATCCCCGCCGACGCCGCGCCGAGTCCTCGATCGCCTCTCGATGATCGATCTCTTGGCATCAAGAGAGATCCGCCGTCAGGCTATCGCGCCCCGGCTGCCCCTGACTCCCGGGCCTGTGTGGCCCGGCCCACAGCCCCCGTGGTGGGGGGGCGGCCGCCACCTCGGGAGAGGGAGCGTGGCGGCCGCCGTGGGGGTGTGACCACTCCCGTGGGGGTACGGTGCGCCTGCCCTCCGGGGAGCATGTCATTCCCCCCTGCCGCCGTTTTTTCTCTCCACCCCGGGCCAGGGGGTCGGCCCCAACTCCCCGTGCCTGCAGCCGGAATCCCTGCAGGAGCCCCAACCCCGCCGCTCCGCGCCGGATACCTTTCCCACCCGCCCACCCGAATCT contains these protein-coding regions:
- a CDS encoding helix-turn-helix transcriptional regulator encodes the protein MSEQVHNRLAMVRAERKVSRQSLAEAVGAHYQTIGYIERGQYNPSLDLALKIAKFFELPVEALFSLDPFRPLTDQVYGRNQ
- a CDS encoding MFS transporter produces the protein MLTLCACVMAAQGMVAAINLLVPQLSSSALHPSPSQLLWTVDAYVIAFAGLLIPAGALGDRYGRKGALLAGLGLFAAGAAVSALAGSSATLIAGRAVSGAGAALIMPATLSVLMRVTPLAHRPRALASWALSAGLGGLAGNIGGGLIGSYLPWQALFWVMVPLAALLALAVALTTPRTDKAVQTPALDPLGTLLLTGGLLALLFGIIESPLHGWTSARILTAFAAGALLIALFVSHALRSPAPLFDPRIFASARLRAATLGTAVSFFGLFSLFYVNSQFLQYEKGYGAARAGLAIIPLTVGMVVIPRIAARWSEHPRPVAGGGLLLIGIGLLGASTATGSTPYAVYACWLLVISAGTGLCMPALTMSVVTSLPPHQAGLGSGLSTSAREVGAALGVAVTGTALASHSGDGFAGGMEAALRIVALVVIAAAGLVTLGYGKTAPRV
- a CDS encoding LysR family transcriptional regulator, coding for MRVTQSSAAGPGGLDLNLLAALDVLLDEQSVSGAARRLHLSEPAMSRTLGRIRKALGDPVLVRAGRHMVPTPHALAVRAEVGAVVERARALFAGPGAVDVRTVSRTFTILGSDAVAAAYGPKLFARAADEAPGVRLRFLGESHVDAPVLRQGTADLELGVIDTTAPEVHVEHFRDDRMLGVVRPGHPLLKGKLTARRLAEASHLTVSRRGRLAGPLDAALAELGLSRRVVGSVATFSSSLFVLLRTDLVGLGASWVSPLAEAMGLVTFEMPLDLPLLPLGMAWHPRHDADPAHAWLRACARDLLAGE
- a CDS encoding malate dehydrogenase; its protein translation is MTRTPVNVTVTGAAGQIGYALLFRIASGHLLGADVPVNLRLLEITPALKAAEGTAMELDDCAFPLLNSIEISDDPNVAFDGANVALLVGARPRTKGMERGDLLEANGGIFKPQGKAINDNAADDIKVLVVGNPANTNALIAQAAAPDVPAERFTAMTRLDHNRALSQLAKKTGSSVADIKRLTIWGNHSATQYPDIFHAEIAGKNAADVVSDQAWLADDFIPTVAKRGAAIIEARGASSAASAANAAIDHVHTWVNGTAAGDWTSMGIPSDGSYGVPEGLISSFPVTTKDGQYEIVQGLSINEFSRTRIDASVQELAEEREAVRGLGLI